From one Ochrobactrum vermis genomic stretch:
- the efeB gene encoding iron uptake transporter deferrochelatase/peroxidase subunit, producing the protein MTKKFFKTDKITTDEPVSASRRALLMGAGATGVAGAVVGVLAAPQAAYALSSESVTNAPESDKIHESQPFYGKHQPGIVTPRPAAGLVASFDVLARDRVELERMFKMLTERAEFLMKGGEPPELDAKFPPSDSGILGPVVTPDNLTVTVALGASLFDDRFGLKPLKPKLLQRMTGFPNDALQKDICHGDLVLQFCSNTPDTNIHALRDIMKNMPDLLMVRWKQEGTVPVQPPHSPKAKESARNFLGFRDGSANPDSSDEALMNRILWVQKQNEEPDWAINGSYMAVRIIRNFVERWDRTPLQEQEAIFGRLKNSGAPFDGKTEADVPNYAKDVDGKVTPLDSHIRLANPRDANAEQHLILRRPFNYSNGVSKSGQLDMGLLFIAYQADLEKGFIMVQNRLNGEPLEEYLKPIGGGYFFALPGVQDHKDYYARALLEASGPQNARG; encoded by the coding sequence ATGACCAAAAAATTTTTCAAAACCGATAAGATAACTACTGACGAGCCTGTTTCTGCCAGTCGGCGCGCATTGCTGATGGGGGCCGGAGCAACCGGTGTTGCGGGGGCCGTTGTCGGTGTGCTTGCCGCCCCGCAGGCGGCCTATGCGCTTTCTTCTGAAAGTGTGACCAACGCGCCGGAAAGTGACAAGATTCACGAAAGCCAGCCTTTTTACGGGAAGCATCAGCCGGGCATCGTTACGCCCCGCCCCGCTGCCGGTCTTGTCGCTTCTTTCGATGTGCTGGCGCGCGACCGCGTCGAGCTGGAACGTATGTTCAAGATGCTCACGGAGCGAGCCGAGTTCTTGATGAAGGGCGGCGAACCGCCGGAACTGGATGCGAAGTTTCCACCATCGGATTCCGGTATTCTTGGACCGGTGGTCACGCCGGATAATCTCACGGTTACGGTCGCGCTTGGTGCGTCACTGTTCGATGATCGTTTCGGTCTGAAGCCGTTGAAGCCGAAACTTCTACAGCGCATGACCGGTTTCCCCAATGATGCCTTGCAGAAGGACATTTGCCATGGGGATCTGGTACTACAGTTCTGTTCGAATACGCCAGACACGAACATCCATGCCCTGCGCGATATTATGAAGAACATGCCCGATCTTCTGATGGTGCGATGGAAACAGGAAGGAACGGTTCCTGTACAGCCGCCACACTCGCCCAAGGCGAAGGAAAGTGCCCGGAATTTCCTCGGTTTCCGCGATGGATCCGCCAATCCGGATTCGTCCGACGAGGCGCTGATGAACCGCATTTTATGGGTGCAGAAACAAAACGAAGAACCGGATTGGGCGATCAATGGCAGCTATATGGCTGTACGCATCATCCGCAATTTCGTCGAACGCTGGGACCGCACACCGCTGCAGGAACAGGAAGCCATTTTCGGACGCCTCAAGAACAGCGGGGCACCATTCGACGGCAAGACTGAAGCTGATGTTCCCAATTACGCGAAGGATGTCGACGGCAAGGTGACGCCATTGGACTCCCATATTCGCTTGGCAAATCCGCGTGACGCTAATGCGGAACAACACCTTATTTTGCGTCGGCCATTCAATTACTCCAACGGTGTCAGCAAGTCGGGCCAGCTTGATATGGGCCTGCTCTTCATCGCCTATCAGGCCGATCTGGAGAAGGGCTTCATCATGGTCCAGAACCGGCTCAACGGGGAACCGCTGGAAGAATATCTGAAGCCTATCGGAGGCGGGTATTTCTTCGCGCTGCCGGGGGTTCAGGATCACAAGGACTACTACGCGCGCGCACTTTTAGAGGCAAGCGGTCCGCAGAACGCCCGCGGGTGA